In a single window of the Leptospira wolffii serovar Khorat str. Khorat-H2 genome:
- a CDS encoding DUF1574 family protein gives MEKNKLPFLSRKILWIPLGIAALAIIWDRILSSESVRPYTESGAEYYFYEMKDKVLATMKSETDSKKPEQKVLTFFGTSHMGEFSLAEFEKSSPGLIVYNLSGPSAPFSFHNFTLEKLIAKKIPLDYAILEYYPDSATDFANRYPLRYSYDFPFFLEYWNVFSTNEWDSFLKARVFRTSVFPPRFKEAMSRIKNPSEVEKLVFIRNILVNESDRFKGGIPNTLLSNTPEDKLDSESERVFNESYKNYRTSEVQLFFLRNFLKTARENGIQVVLWSPLLYSKFSEKVRSSQFFIDWLSLRDGLVKEFPETLVLDMENYRDRMKCQKFIDPHHLSGGCYEEPTKFLVEFLEEYGNLPKRKP, from the coding sequence ATGGAAAAGAATAAACTCCCGTTTTTATCCAGAAAGATCCTTTGGATTCCCTTAGGAATCGCGGCACTCGCTATAATATGGGACCGAATTCTTTCCTCCGAATCCGTACGCCCTTATACGGAAAGCGGAGCGGAATATTACTTTTATGAGATGAAAGACAAGGTACTCGCGACGATGAAGTCCGAGACCGATTCCAAAAAGCCGGAACAAAAGGTTCTTACATTCTTCGGAACCTCTCATATGGGAGAATTCTCTTTAGCGGAATTCGAAAAATCCAGTCCCGGACTGATCGTATACAATCTATCCGGCCCTTCCGCTCCATTCTCCTTCCATAATTTCACTCTGGAAAAATTGATCGCGAAGAAGATTCCTTTGGATTATGCGATTCTGGAGTATTATCCAGATTCCGCCACGGATTTCGCGAACCGATATCCTCTCCGTTATTCCTACGACTTTCCTTTTTTCCTGGAGTATTGGAACGTATTCTCCACAAACGAATGGGATTCCTTCCTGAAAGCGAGAGTATTTAGGACCTCCGTTTTTCCTCCAAGATTTAAGGAAGCCATGAGTCGGATCAAGAACCCGTCCGAAGTAGAGAAGTTGGTCTTTATCCGAAATATTCTAGTGAACGAATCGGATCGATTCAAAGGCGGAATTCCGAATACGTTACTTTCCAATACCCCTGAGGACAAATTGGACTCCGAGTCCGAGAGAGTATTCAACGAGTCCTACAAGAATTACAGGACCTCCGAAGTACAATTATTCTTCCTAAGGAACTTCCTAAAGACCGCAAGAGAGAACGGAATCCAGGTCGTTCTTTGGTCTCCACTTCTATATTCCAAATTTTCGGAAAAGGTTCGCTCCTCCCAATTCTTTATCGATTGGCTTTCTCTTCGGGACGGCTTAGTGAAGGAGTTCCCGGAAACTCTAGTCTTAGATATGGAAAATTATCGGGACAGAATGAAATGCCAAAAATTCATAGACCCTCATCATTTGAGTGGAGGTTGCTATGAGGAGCCCACCAAATTCTTAGTGGAATTTTTGGAAGAATACGGAAACCTTCCTAAAAGAAAACCATGA
- a CDS encoding MBOAT family O-acyltransferase has protein sequence MIFTSTLFFVFFLIVYIAYWLWNGRKYREWILMIGSLVFYASWNPPFLLHLLGIVLVNYLFLKPIAATKSKPLLTVIVVLDLLNLGVFKYFYFVTDNLFYVTKWSLFDTSTMSFRIILPLAISFYTFQVMAFVIDVYRGKVKEIPNFFHFTLFLLFFPQLVAGPIMRAEDFFPKLERLKIHKTTVFTGLFLIGLGACKKILIADNLGSLIDPVFANPKEYGSGSLALAAIGFTWQVYSDFSGYTDVARGCALLFGFNIPRNFSAPFFSRNIHELWRRWHITLGTWLKDYIYIPLGGSRISEFRTNLNQTITFALGGLWHGANWTFLAWGLSHGLFLFVERTMERRGLRILPEHGKLVTGTRILWTYFLFVLAAIFFRTFHISDSIYFFRNIFFHYLPEQTLTLSLALVYPYIIGGILFHAAEAPKRYPMWFHRNRGKLLLAFLLIGALIFGNYAGKGQDFIYFAF, from the coding sequence ATGATCTTCACATCCACCCTATTCTTCGTCTTCTTTCTGATCGTTTACATAGCCTATTGGCTCTGGAACGGACGTAAATACAGAGAATGGATCCTGATGATCGGATCCCTGGTTTTTTACGCGTCCTGGAATCCGCCTTTCCTATTGCATCTTTTGGGCATCGTATTAGTTAATTATCTTTTTTTAAAGCCTATAGCGGCGACTAAAAGTAAACCTCTGCTGACCGTTATCGTGGTTCTGGACCTTCTGAATCTGGGAGTATTCAAGTATTTCTACTTTGTCACGGACAACCTATTCTACGTTACGAAATGGTCCCTTTTCGATACGAGTACAATGAGCTTTAGGATCATTCTTCCCTTGGCCATCAGCTTTTATACCTTCCAAGTGATGGCTTTCGTCATCGACGTTTATAGAGGCAAGGTCAAGGAGATCCCGAACTTTTTCCATTTCACCCTCTTCCTTCTATTCTTCCCTCAGCTGGTAGCTGGACCGATCATGAGAGCGGAAGACTTCTTTCCTAAATTAGAAAGACTGAAAATTCACAAGACAACGGTATTTACGGGACTATTTCTGATCGGATTAGGCGCCTGCAAAAAGATTCTTATAGCGGACAACCTAGGCTCCCTGATAGATCCGGTATTCGCCAATCCGAAAGAATACGGGTCCGGATCCCTTGCGTTAGCCGCCATAGGCTTTACCTGGCAGGTTTATTCGGATTTTTCCGGATATACTGACGTTGCTCGGGGCTGCGCTCTATTATTCGGATTCAATATCCCTAGAAACTTCTCGGCTCCTTTCTTCAGCAGAAACATTCACGAGCTTTGGAGAAGATGGCATATCACACTCGGAACCTGGCTAAAGGATTATATCTACATTCCTTTGGGCGGAAGCCGAATCTCCGAATTCAGGACCAATTTGAACCAGACGATCACATTTGCGTTAGGCGGCCTTTGGCATGGCGCAAATTGGACCTTCTTGGCCTGGGGACTCTCCCATGGACTCTTTCTATTCGTGGAAAGAACCATGGAAAGAAGAGGATTAAGGATCCTTCCGGAACACGGGAAATTAGTAACCGGCACGAGAATCCTCTGGACCTATTTCCTTTTCGTATTGGCCGCGATCTTCTTCCGGACATTTCATATTTCCGATTCGATCTATTTCTTCCGAAATATATTCTTCCATTATCTTCCGGAACAGACCTTAACCCTCTCCTTGGCTCTGGTATATCCTTATATCATAGGCGGCATACTTTTCCACGCTGCGGAGGCGCCGAAAAGATACCCTATGTGGTTCCACAGAAATAGAGGAAAACTTCTGCTTGCCTTCCTTCTCATCGGCGCTTTGATTTTCGGGAACTACGCAGGCAAGGGCCAAGACTTCATTTACTTCGCATTCTGA
- a CDS encoding SGNH/GDSL hydrolase family protein, whose protein sequence is MSPYLSLIRQKKFWIPVLFFVFFDLCLQTGVYRPYLKKGSFAANVVRNTEYVLEKKSEFEPTILLLGTSVAYQGLSLKTLNETLEPYGEKIQSVAMEGTELVVQDSIIRNLLPKFPKVHTVIHILEISTPWVDQEYLQIHTLAMLGELDRRIAFPLIYDFNYNVQYDDLGFLAFKSIAYRRDIRDFILDPSKRLKDIGRRRKEQKLTPWPHENTNLPKISMYPEAKEVLSCLATTNPGNGQAIPQGSDIFHKKAIWDTCDLAKRTPTVVTKTKSVDNYFLRLGLLYKDIHRIGEENGQKIRILGVIAPYSEIIKAWRTPERDRIWQEEIRKIDPEISLLDYQDSLDGSNNGDYYYDLIHLNRIGMDKFSDIFAADLPSHLGLSGKKKK, encoded by the coding sequence ATGAGTCCTTATCTTAGTTTGATACGTCAGAAAAAATTCTGGATCCCCGTTCTATTCTTCGTATTCTTCGATCTTTGTCTGCAAACCGGAGTTTACAGGCCCTATTTAAAGAAGGGCTCCTTCGCCGCGAATGTGGTCCGTAATACGGAATACGTTCTGGAAAAGAAAAGCGAATTCGAACCCACTATTCTTCTTTTGGGGACCTCCGTCGCCTATCAGGGGCTTTCCTTAAAGACCTTGAACGAGACCCTGGAACCTTACGGAGAAAAAATCCAATCCGTAGCGATGGAAGGAACCGAGTTAGTAGTTCAAGATTCTATAATACGAAATCTACTCCCTAAGTTTCCCAAGGTCCATACGGTCATCCATATTCTGGAAATTTCGACTCCCTGGGTGGATCAGGAATACCTTCAAATCCACACTCTGGCCATGCTGGGAGAATTAGACAGAAGGATCGCCTTCCCTCTCATTTACGACTTCAATTATAACGTGCAGTACGACGATCTTGGTTTCTTGGCGTTTAAGAGCATCGCCTATCGCAGAGATATACGAGATTTCATTCTAGATCCTTCCAAAAGATTGAAGGACATAGGAAGAAGGAGAAAAGAGCAGAAACTGACTCCTTGGCCTCACGAAAATACAAATCTACCCAAAATCAGTATGTATCCGGAAGCCAAGGAAGTTCTTTCCTGTCTTGCGACTACTAATCCGGGTAACGGACAGGCAATTCCACAAGGTTCCGATATATTCCATAAAAAGGCGATCTGGGATACCTGCGATTTGGCAAAAAGAACTCCTACCGTCGTGACCAAAACAAAATCGGTGGATAATTATTTTCTGAGATTAGGGCTGCTTTATAAGGACATCCATAGAATCGGAGAGGAAAACGGACAAAAGATCCGAATCTTAGGAGTAATCGCACCGTACAGCGAAATTATAAAAGCCTGGAGAACCCCCGAAAGAGATAGGATCTGGCAAGAAGAGATCCGTAAAATCGATCCGGAGATTTCGCTTTTAGACTATCAGGACAGTTTGGACGGCTCTAATAACGGAGATTATTATTACGATCTCATCCACCTGAATCGAATCGGAATGGATAAGTTCTCCGATATATTTGCCGCGGACCTGCCTTCTCATTTAGGATTGTCCGGTAAGAAGAAAAAATGA